A stretch of the Filimonas lacunae genome encodes the following:
- a CDS encoding RNA polymerase sigma factor has protein sequence MNRNLTYHNSELLERVAAGDNAAFTELFNQYWDNIYSVALVLTKSEAMAEDVVQEIFLKIWNKRQELTAVTRFDNYLFILARNHIFSDFKKLRIRKEHAERLQHYFSGYEFTPEDQLMEKEVSAILEAAVAGLSAQQQQVYRLNREQGLTYEQIAEELGISVHTVRNHMVRALKHIREYLLPYNTNLIWLAALLRAFL, from the coding sequence TTGAACCGTAACCTTACATATCATAACAGCGAATTACTGGAACGTGTGGCGGCAGGCGATAACGCTGCCTTTACCGAACTGTTCAATCAATACTGGGATAATATATACAGCGTAGCCCTTGTGCTTACCAAGTCGGAAGCCATGGCAGAAGATGTAGTGCAGGAAATATTCCTGAAAATATGGAATAAGCGTCAGGAACTTACCGCAGTAACCCGTTTTGATAACTACCTGTTTATTTTAGCGAGGAACCATATTTTCTCCGATTTTAAAAAGCTGCGTATACGCAAGGAGCATGCAGAGCGGCTGCAACACTATTTCAGCGGCTACGAATTCACTCCCGAAGATCAGCTGATGGAAAAAGAAGTATCGGCCATCCTGGAAGCCGCTGTAGCCGGACTTTCTGCCCAGCAGCAGCAGGTGTACCGGTTAAACCGCGAGCAGGGGCTTACTTACGAACAAATTGCCGAAGAACTGGGCATTTCTGTCCATACAGTGCGCAATCATATGGTTCGGGCGCTCAAACATATCCGTGAATATCTACTTCCCTACAATACCAATCTTATCTGGCTGGCAGCCCTTCTCCGGGCTTTTTTATAA
- a CDS encoding RNA polymerase sigma factor — protein sequence MKEEQEYSSGHVHENEQLLLQQLGGPETAAYQAFTQVYHRYYQLLYQYIFPFAHRSALETQEVIQVVFVKLWLKRDMLSGVRYFRPYLFRMARNAAMDLYRQQRHRDKYEQLSAHNRDEQTWQTENELALKEYHHTAQQAIMQLPERRRMIFLLRTVSDLSLDEIAQQLSLSKDVVKKQLYLSVAFIKQQLSEKGGIIFFLFTILFSYVAASLW from the coding sequence TTGAAAGAGGAGCAGGAATATAGCAGCGGGCACGTACATGAAAACGAACAATTGTTATTGCAGCAGTTAGGAGGGCCTGAAACTGCGGCGTACCAGGCGTTTACCCAGGTGTATCATCGCTATTACCAGTTATTATATCAGTACATTTTTCCTTTCGCCCACCGTTCGGCTCTTGAAACCCAGGAAGTTATCCAGGTAGTATTTGTAAAGCTCTGGTTAAAGCGCGACATGCTATCAGGTGTACGTTATTTCAGGCCCTACCTGTTTCGTATGGCCCGTAACGCCGCCATGGACCTTTACCGGCAGCAGCGGCACCGGGATAAATACGAACAGCTTTCGGCCCATAACCGGGACGAACAAACCTGGCAAACAGAAAACGAACTGGCGTTGAAAGAGTATCATCACACCGCACAGCAGGCTATTATGCAGTTACCCGAAAGGCGACGTATGATTTTTCTGCTGCGCACCGTATCCGATCTTTCCCTCGATGAAATTGCCCAACAGCTATCGCTGTCGAAAGACGTGGTAAAAAAGCAGCTGTATTTATCGGTGGCTTTCATCAAACAACAATTATCAGAAAAAGGCGGAATCATTTTTTTCCTGTTCACCATCCTCTTTTCTTATGTAGCAGCGTCATTATGGTAA
- a CDS encoding FecR family protein, protein MLNKSLLEKIAAGTASPQETAQFQQWLQTLKETDLREAMRAWETTLPQPMAAPQGDEAVLQQITQTLQQQGALLHTHKRSGGRLRALGWSTAVAAAILLVVAAGTWLLITPKDQPSSPVIAAADKAPATGRATLTLASGKVIELNNNTNGTVAREGGITIVKLDSGQIAYQPDITAGDDAAGWNTLSTPKGGLFQVVLPDGTKVWLNAASSLRYPSRFTGANRTVTLAGEAYFEVAANKAMPFIVTTQQQQVQVLGTAFNINAYSDEDATRTTLLQGSVRVQTTTAGNASCLLTPAQQAVVNTGGLTVTSPDMQQVMAWKEGEFRFQHMKITSIMRQIARWYDVEVEYSGPVPGNEFYGVIPRKEYVSQILKALSLTKNVHFIMRGNTIVVMAGPA, encoded by the coding sequence ATGCTTAACAAATCACTATTAGAAAAAATAGCGGCAGGCACAGCTTCGCCGCAGGAAACAGCTCAGTTTCAGCAATGGCTGCAAACGCTGAAGGAGACTGATTTGCGCGAAGCAATGCGGGCATGGGAAACTACCCTGCCCCAACCAATGGCTGCACCACAGGGCGACGAAGCAGTATTACAACAGATTACGCAAACCCTGCAACAGCAGGGCGCATTATTACATACGCACAAACGTTCGGGGGGACGTTTACGTGCTTTGGGTTGGTCAACAGCAGTTGCGGCGGCTATACTATTAGTAGTAGCCGCTGGCACCTGGCTTTTGATCACTCCTAAAGATCAGCCGTCATCGCCGGTAATAGCTGCAGCCGATAAAGCGCCTGCTACCGGCAGGGCTACCCTTACACTGGCCAGCGGTAAGGTGATTGAACTGAACAATAACACGAATGGCACCGTAGCACGCGAAGGCGGTATTACCATTGTAAAACTGGATAGCGGCCAGATAGCTTACCAGCCGGACATCACCGCCGGCGATGACGCTGCCGGATGGAACACTCTTAGCACCCCCAAAGGTGGCCTGTTTCAGGTGGTATTACCCGATGGCACTAAAGTGTGGCTCAATGCAGCTTCCAGCTTACGCTATCCCTCTCGTTTTACCGGCGCTAACCGCACGGTAACGCTTGCAGGAGAAGCCTATTTTGAAGTAGCAGCCAACAAGGCCATGCCGTTTATAGTAACTACACAGCAACAACAGGTGCAGGTGTTAGGCACTGCTTTTAACATCAATGCCTACAGCGATGAAGATGCCACCCGCACCACCCTGCTACAGGGTAGCGTTCGGGTGCAAACCACTACCGCTGGCAATGCCAGCTGCCTGTTAACACCGGCCCAACAAGCGGTTGTAAACACAGGCGGGTTAACCGTAACCAGCCCCGACATGCAACAGGTAATGGCCTGGAAAGAAGGCGAATTCCGTTTCCAGCATATGAAAATAACCAGCATTATGCGGCAGATTGCCCGCTGGTACGATGTGGAAGTGGAATACAGCGGCCCGGTGCCCGGTAATGAATTTTATGGAGTTATCCCACGTAAAGAATACGTGTCGCAGATATTAAAAGCTTTATCACTTACCAAAAACGTGCATTTTATTATGAGAGGGAATACTATCGTAGTTATGGCCGGGCCTGCTTAA
- a CDS encoding SusC/RagA family TonB-linked outer membrane protein, which translates to MKLLLVMKLSAIFLLAATLQVSARSYSQKVSISGKDLSLSRVFELIKQQTGYAFVADQSVLAHAPAVTLNVKEAPLEEVLKTCLRNQALTYTITDNIIVIARSTSNKAADALNSYYVPPAAEQLTGTVEDEAGQPLAGVAVLLKAVKKTVQTDAQGRFVFANIAPGQYTLLFTNIGYADQQLTITLQAGMPPVRVILAPSVNKLDETVVKGYYQTSRKLNTGNVATVKSDDIARQPVGDPLAALQGRVAGLFVNASNGLPGAGFTVRLRGQNSLVNGNDPLYIIDGVPYTSDPLDQFTSANGKQSPLSLINPADIERMDILKDADATAIYGSRGANGVILITTRKGKAGKTQFNFNVYTGGSKVVHMLPMLNTTEYLQMRKEAFANDGITPNADNAPDLFTWSNQQSTDWQKYMFGHTGKVTQATASISGGSAQTHFMFSTTYRKENTVLAGDAGYQRGSAHLNIEHNSNDNRFNITASVNFTTDKNNSLSADITQFYDLSPNYPLYDSTGNYYWFKTTAQNPAAYLERKSISRTTNLLASSTIRYTLLPGLNLKTSLGYNQANSDVVQTYPDISLNPVTSTGSFSYFGNTTLRSYTIEPQVDYNIVAGPGKLQLLAGATWQQSVREGRNLLGENFPSDKLLEDIASAGSITNRNPGVYQFYRYTAGYGRANYNIQDKYIINATFRRDGSTRFGSGRRFGNFGALGAAWIFTNESFFPSNSIVSFGKLRASYGSSGNDQMGGYYDYLDSWSPVSYPYDGVSGLTPSRIANPYFSWERNKKLELALETGFFKDRILLNINYYRNISDNQILDYALSPQAGRPSVTVNFPATVLNTGLELELNTTNIQRKNFTWKTSVNFTLPSNKLQRYDDIANSSYNNVYVVGKSLTIVKGYQFTGVNPSTGVAEFQDVTGDNRVSEYDDYVVMGKTMPDYYGGLQNSFTYKNLQLDFLVQLVHQEGPTVHYSRLASPIGIMVNQDKDALRRWQKAGDITDIPRASLTAGNAAYDAYSNYYRLSTAAWGDASYIRLKNVSLRYDLSSYVKKWKLSGLSVYVLAQNLFTITSYDGFDPETQGRVLPPLKTITAGLQLSF; encoded by the coding sequence ATGAAACTGCTATTGGTTATGAAACTATCTGCTATTTTCTTATTAGCAGCCACCTTGCAGGTGAGTGCCCGGTCTTATTCCCAGAAAGTATCTATTTCGGGGAAAGACCTTTCGCTGAGCCGGGTATTTGAGCTGATTAAACAACAAACCGGCTACGCCTTTGTAGCCGACCAGTCTGTGCTGGCGCATGCGCCGGCGGTTACGCTGAACGTAAAAGAAGCGCCGCTGGAAGAGGTATTAAAAACCTGCCTGCGCAACCAGGCTTTAACCTATACCATTACGGATAATATTATAGTCATTGCCCGCAGCACCAGTAACAAGGCGGCCGATGCCCTGAACAGTTATTATGTTCCTCCGGCAGCCGAACAGCTTACCGGCACTGTGGAAGATGAAGCAGGACAACCTTTGGCCGGTGTGGCAGTATTGCTGAAAGCGGTAAAGAAAACCGTGCAAACAGACGCGCAGGGGCGTTTTGTTTTTGCGAATATTGCCCCCGGCCAATACACTTTACTGTTTACCAACATAGGCTATGCGGACCAACAGCTGACCATTACCCTACAGGCGGGCATGCCACCCGTGCGTGTAATACTCGCTCCTTCTGTTAACAAGCTGGACGAAACAGTGGTAAAAGGGTATTATCAAACATCCCGCAAACTAAACACCGGTAACGTGGCTACCGTGAAATCAGACGATATAGCCCGCCAGCCCGTAGGCGATCCCCTGGCTGCCTTACAGGGCCGCGTAGCAGGCCTGTTTGTAAACGCTTCCAATGGTTTACCCGGCGCCGGCTTTACCGTAAGGTTACGTGGCCAGAACTCGCTGGTAAATGGAAACGACCCATTGTATATTATTGATGGCGTGCCTTATACTTCTGACCCGCTGGACCAGTTTACCAGCGCTAACGGCAAGCAAAGTCCATTAAGCCTGATTAACCCGGCCGACATTGAGCGCATGGATATATTGAAAGATGCCGATGCCACTGCCATTTATGGTTCGCGTGGCGCCAATGGCGTTATCCTCATTACTACCCGCAAAGGCAAAGCAGGCAAAACCCAGTTTAACTTCAATGTATATACCGGTGGCAGTAAAGTAGTGCACATGCTGCCCATGCTCAATACCACTGAATACCTGCAAATGCGGAAAGAAGCATTTGCCAATGATGGCATTACACCTAATGCCGATAACGCGCCCGACCTGTTCACCTGGAGCAATCAGCAAAGCACCGACTGGCAGAAGTATATGTTCGGACACACCGGTAAAGTAACGCAGGCAACTGCTTCCATATCTGGTGGCAGCGCCCAAACACATTTCATGTTCAGCACCACCTACCGTAAAGAAAACACGGTGCTGGCGGGCGATGCAGGCTATCAGCGCGGTTCAGCACACCTGAACATTGAACACAACAGCAACGATAACAGGTTTAACATTACTGCTTCTGTCAACTTCACCACAGATAAGAACAACTCCCTATCTGCTGACATTACCCAGTTTTACGATCTGTCGCCCAACTATCCTTTATACGATTCTACCGGTAACTATTACTGGTTTAAAACCACCGCACAAAACCCGGCAGCTTACCTGGAAAGAAAATCCATTTCGCGTACCACCAACCTCCTGGCCAGTTCTACCATACGCTATACGCTGTTACCAGGCCTGAACCTGAAAACCAGCCTGGGCTATAACCAGGCCAATTCGGACGTGGTGCAAACCTACCCGGACATTTCGTTAAACCCCGTTACCAGCACCGGCAGTTTCAGCTATTTTGGCAATACCACTTTGCGTTCGTACACCATAGAGCCGCAGGTAGATTACAACATAGTGGCAGGCCCCGGCAAACTGCAATTACTGGCAGGCGCTACCTGGCAGCAAAGCGTGCGGGAAGGCAGGAACCTGCTGGGTGAAAACTTCCCCAGCGATAAGTTACTGGAAGATATCGCCTCTGCCGGCAGCATCACCAACCGCAACCCCGGCGTGTACCAGTTTTACCGCTATACGGCTGGTTATGGAAGAGCCAACTATAACATACAGGACAAATACATTATCAACGCCACTTTCCGCCGCGATGGCAGTACCCGGTTTGGCAGTGGCAGGCGCTTTGGCAACTTTGGTGCATTAGGCGCTGCCTGGATATTTACCAATGAATCATTCTTTCCATCCAACAGCATTGTCAGCTTTGGTAAACTACGTGCCAGCTATGGCAGCTCGGGCAACGACCAGATGGGTGGTTATTACGACTACCTCGATAGCTGGAGCCCCGTGAGTTATCCTTATGACGGCGTTTCTGGTTTAACCCCTTCTCGTATTGCCAATCCTTACTTTAGCTGGGAGCGAAATAAAAAGCTGGAACTGGCATTGGAAACCGGCTTCTTTAAAGACCGCATTTTGCTGAACATTAACTACTATCGCAATATTTCTGATAACCAGATACTGGATTATGCCTTATCTCCACAGGCGGGCCGTCCATCCGTTACCGTAAACTTCCCGGCTACTGTATTAAATACCGGCCTGGAACTGGAATTGAACACTACCAACATTCAGCGTAAAAACTTTACCTGGAAAACATCTGTAAACTTTACCCTTCCCAGCAATAAGCTGCAGCGGTATGACGACATAGCCAACTCTTCTTACAATAATGTATACGTGGTGGGCAAGTCGTTAACCATTGTAAAAGGCTATCAGTTCACCGGCGTAAATCCATCTACCGGTGTAGCTGAATTCCAGGATGTAACGGGCGATAACCGCGTATCGGAATACGACGATTATGTAGTAATGGGTAAAACGATGCCGGACTACTATGGTGGTTTACAAAACAGTTTCACGTACAAGAACCTGCAACTCGATTTCCTGGTACAGTTAGTACACCAGGAAGGCCCTACTGTGCATTACAGCAGGCTGGCCTCTCCTATTGGTATTATGGTGAACCAGGATAAAGATGCGTTACGCCGCTGGCAGAAAGCAGGTGATATTACCGACATTCCCCGGGCCAGCTTAACAGCAGGCAATGCCGCTTACGATGCGTATAGCAATTACTACCGCCTGTCTACCGCTGCATGGGGTGACGCTTCTTATATCCGTTTAAAGAATGTATCGCTGCGTTACGATCTCAGCAGTTATGTGAAAAAATGGAAGCTCAGTGGCCTGAGTGTATATGTGCTGGCACAAAACCTGTTCACCATCACCAGCTACGATGGCTTTGATCCGGAAACACAGGGACGCGTGCTGCCACCCTTAAAAACCATTACCGCCGGTTTACAATTATCGTTTTAA
- a CDS encoding RagB/SusD family nutrient uptake outer membrane protein — MKRIYLIAVAALSIAGSACNKYVDTPLPKTELVSELVFTTDKTATAAVVGVYSEMNGFNYQFPNVLVNFLPAMGADELYYYTTFATFDVFKNNALLPSSQYVLTMWTQPYYYIYNANACIEGLQAATGLTESLRKQLLGESYFLRAFYHFYLVNLYGDVPLITSTHYETTSLQPRAKTSQVYETIVSDLKQAKELMNDAYPSGNRVRPNKAVATAMLARVYLYLHQWQAAETEASEVISNNNYALLSNLNQVFLGNSKEALWQLQPVNISGGRNTWEGFTATPATATSTPLYRLDSTLAAAFEPGDARKANWTGSRTLSTGATVYFPYKYKIRTNTAGVTEYSMVMRLAEQYLVRAEARAQQDKLSDARADLDTLRHRALLTSLPETLDKDGVLLAVEQERRVELFTEWGHRWLDLKRTQRADAVLGARKGTNWQSKDTLYPIPADAIKSNPHLTQNDY, encoded by the coding sequence ATGAAACGAATATACCTGATAGCTGTTGCAGCCTTATCCATAGCAGGAAGTGCCTGCAACAAATACGTAGATACTCCCTTACCCAAAACAGAGCTGGTATCGGAACTGGTTTTCACTACCGATAAAACAGCCACTGCCGCAGTAGTGGGCGTATACTCAGAAATGAACGGATTCAATTACCAGTTTCCGAATGTGCTGGTGAACTTTTTGCCGGCCATGGGTGCAGATGAGTTATACTACTATACCACCTTTGCCACCTTTGATGTGTTTAAAAATAATGCCTTACTACCCAGTAGTCAATATGTGTTAACCATGTGGACACAGCCTTACTATTACATCTATAACGCCAATGCCTGTATAGAAGGGCTGCAGGCGGCTACCGGTTTAACAGAATCGTTACGGAAGCAGCTGCTGGGCGAATCTTATTTCCTGCGCGCTTTCTATCATTTTTACCTGGTGAACCTGTATGGCGATGTGCCTTTGATCACTTCTACGCATTACGAAACCACTTCGCTGCAACCGAGGGCTAAAACCTCCCAGGTATATGAAACCATTGTAAGCGATCTGAAACAGGCGAAGGAACTGATGAACGATGCCTATCCTTCCGGCAACCGAGTGCGCCCTAACAAAGCCGTAGCTACCGCCATGCTGGCGCGCGTGTATCTGTACCTGCACCAGTGGCAGGCTGCCGAAACAGAAGCATCGGAAGTCATCAGCAATAATAATTATGCGTTGCTGAGCAATTTAAACCAGGTGTTCCTGGGCAACAGCAAAGAAGCCCTATGGCAGCTGCAACCTGTAAACATCAGCGGCGGCCGCAACACCTGGGAAGGTTTTACGGCTACACCTGCTACCGCTACTTCCACTCCGCTGTACCGACTGGACAGCACCCTGGCAGCCGCTTTTGAACCCGGTGATGCCCGTAAAGCCAACTGGACCGGCAGCAGAACTTTAAGCACTGGTGCTACCGTGTATTTCCCTTATAAGTATAAAATACGCACCAACACAGCAGGTGTAACCGAATATTCTATGGTAATGCGTTTGGCAGAACAATACCTGGTACGCGCAGAAGCCAGGGCACAACAGGATAAGCTGAGCGATGCCCGTGCCGATCTCGACACACTACGCCACCGGGCATTACTGACTTCCCTGCCCGAAACATTGGATAAAGACGGCGTATTGCTGGCTGTGGAACAAGAGCGCAGGGTGGAACTGTTTACCGAATGGGGACACCGCTGGCTGGACCTGAAACGTACCCAAAGAGCCGATGCTGTATTGGGCGCACGTAAAGGCACTAACTGGCAATCGAAAGATACCCTGTATCCGATACCAGCAGATGCGATTAAATCAAATCCACATTTAACACAAAATGATTACTAG
- a CDS encoding TlpA disulfide reductase family protein, with protein MITRFPFTHHTALYRVVLAGITWCAGSLYAQGQTVSILPQYPHAGDPVTITYTPATTKADTPQLVFTTSNFYELPVTMPMQKAGGAWIAGFPLQRYATYATFFIKQGNDTIRTAEGRHFAIAVYTANNVPVKNVRMYQSGSLAVQLRKAPDLLQQQQQLLQEELHDYPDNYEARVRLYQNQVTQAAEPEKTAIRQQAYEYIARKLEADPVENMNLATMGYLIMGGNRTDSVYQLIKTRFAHTATGTEMRVEEMVKEKDVAKRVAMLEKEIASATPQNAKGLTGAHEALFQYYAAKGNATKALYHARHSYNVNSPYLPRQIQEITETLALQGLAPDSALQYARWSYQLSDTFPAGLIRYFKETGHIPSYVPDATRHAVHRGAAATSLALTGIIYANSHNNTQAQKYLDSALALQADEKVLLYAATGYEKIQQYEKAFHLYSRQVQHNTVTDTTLVTAAHRSYMLWKNGDSTGWPAEWKQIQQQRSIRLREEARTQLLYAKAPSLEGIVTLAGKPVLPDTLQGKIVLIDFWATWCVPCMQEMPYLQKVYDTYRNNPRVQMMIINSGARNTLADAQGWWGNKKYSFPVYFHTNSAVGDVFGFTVIPALYIIDSKGKLQYKHIGYEGPQVEEHLKAVIDELL; from the coding sequence ATGATTACTAGGTTCCCGTTCACCCACCACACCGCCCTATACAGGGTGGTGCTGGCTGGGATTACCTGGTGTGCAGGCTCCTTATATGCACAAGGGCAAACGGTAAGCATTTTGCCGCAATACCCGCATGCAGGTGATCCCGTTACCATTACCTATACGCCTGCCACTACTAAAGCCGATACGCCACAGCTTGTATTTACCACTTCCAACTTTTACGAGTTGCCGGTGACAATGCCTATGCAAAAAGCAGGAGGCGCATGGATAGCAGGCTTTCCTTTACAGCGCTATGCCACTTATGCCACCTTCTTTATTAAGCAGGGCAACGATACCATACGAACAGCCGAAGGCAGGCATTTTGCTATTGCCGTATATACCGCCAATAATGTACCGGTAAAAAACGTGCGTATGTACCAAAGCGGCAGCCTGGCCGTGCAATTACGTAAAGCCCCTGACCTGCTGCAACAACAACAGCAACTGTTACAGGAAGAGCTACACGATTACCCGGATAATTACGAAGCCCGGGTACGACTGTATCAGAACCAGGTAACACAGGCTGCAGAGCCAGAGAAAACCGCTATTCGCCAACAGGCCTATGAGTATATAGCACGGAAGTTGGAAGCAGATCCTGTCGAGAACATGAACCTGGCCACCATGGGCTATCTCATTATGGGTGGCAATCGCACAGACTCTGTATACCAACTTATTAAAACCCGCTTTGCCCACACCGCAACAGGCACAGAAATGCGCGTGGAAGAAATGGTGAAAGAAAAAGACGTTGCCAAACGGGTAGCTATGCTGGAAAAAGAAATAGCCAGTGCCACCCCGCAAAACGCCAAAGGACTTACGGGAGCGCATGAAGCCTTGTTTCAATACTATGCCGCAAAAGGAAATGCCACCAAAGCATTATATCATGCCAGGCATAGCTATAACGTAAATAGTCCTTACCTGCCCCGCCAGATACAGGAAATAACAGAAACACTGGCACTCCAGGGCCTGGCCCCCGACTCAGCTTTGCAATATGCGCGATGGAGCTACCAGCTGTCAGACACCTTCCCTGCCGGCCTTATCCGCTACTTTAAAGAAACCGGGCATATTCCTTCTTACGTGCCGGATGCCACACGCCACGCTGTACATCGTGGCGCTGCTGCCACCAGTCTGGCCCTCACCGGTATCATTTATGCCAACAGCCACAACAACACACAGGCACAGAAATACCTGGATAGCGCCTTAGCATTACAGGCAGATGAAAAAGTGTTATTATATGCAGCCACCGGCTATGAAAAGATACAGCAATACGAAAAAGCATTTCATTTATACAGCAGGCAGGTACAGCATAACACAGTAACAGACACGACACTGGTTACAGCAGCACACCGCAGTTACATGCTCTGGAAAAACGGGGACAGCACCGGCTGGCCTGCGGAATGGAAACAGATACAACAGCAACGCAGTATACGGTTACGGGAAGAAGCGCGTACACAACTGTTATATGCGAAAGCCCCTTCACTGGAAGGCATTGTAACATTAGCTGGCAAGCCGGTATTGCCCGACACCTTACAAGGCAAAATTGTGTTGATTGATTTTTGGGCCACCTGGTGTGTACCTTGTATGCAGGAAATGCCTTACCTGCAAAAGGTATATGATACGTACCGGAATAACCCGCGTGTGCAAATGATGATCATTAACAGCGGAGCACGCAATACACTGGCAGATGCACAAGGCTGGTGGGGCAATAAAAAATACAGTTTCCCGGTATATTTCCACACCAATAGTGCCGTAGGCGATGTGTTTGGCTTTACAGTGATACCGGCATTGTATATTATTGACAGCAAAGGGAAATTACAATATAAACATATAGGCTACGAAGGCCCACAGGTAGAAGAACATTTGAAAGCCGTGATAGACGAATTGTTGTAA
- a CDS encoding bifunctional 2-methylcitrate dehydratase/aconitate hydratase, with protein sequence MSSHISNERPQPDQVLVDIADYVLSYSIENELAWQTAHYCLLDTLGCGFEALTYPACTKLLGPVVKGTVVPHGAKVPGTQFQLDPVLAAFNIGAIIRWLDFNDTWLAAEWGHPSDNLGGILATADWLSRTAVANGKAPLKVKQVLEAMIMAHEIQGVLALENSFNKVGLDHVLLVKVASTAVVGKLLGLSREELINAVSLAFVDGQSLRTYRHGPNTGSRKSWAAGDATSRAVRLALIAQTGEMGYPSVLTAKTWGFYDVSFKGNAFQFQRNYGSYVMENVLFKISFPAEFHSQTAVEAAMTLHGVLKAAGKSTDDIRSITIRTHEAAIRIIDKKGPLNNPADRDHCIQYMIAVPLLYGRLTAADYEDSVAADTRIDLLRDKMQCVEDPQFTKDYHDPEKRSIANALTVELNDGTVLSEVVVEYPIGHRRRRSEGIPELIQKYKINLARIFPEKQQLLIQQHTLDFAKVAALDVHVFTDLFVI encoded by the coding sequence ATGTCTTCCCATATTTCTAACGAACGTCCGCAACCAGACCAGGTGTTGGTGGATATTGCTGATTACGTACTTTCTTATAGCATAGAAAACGAACTTGCCTGGCAAACAGCGCATTACTGTTTGCTGGATACATTAGGCTGCGGCTTTGAAGCCCTTACTTATCCCGCCTGTACTAAACTGCTGGGACCGGTGGTAAAAGGCACTGTTGTGCCGCATGGCGCTAAAGTGCCGGGTACACAGTTTCAATTAGACCCTGTGCTGGCTGCGTTTAATATCGGCGCTATCATACGCTGGCTGGATTTTAATGATACCTGGCTTGCTGCGGAATGGGGGCATCCTTCCGATAACCTGGGTGGCATATTAGCTACTGCCGACTGGCTTTCGCGTACCGCTGTAGCTAACGGTAAAGCGCCGTTAAAAGTAAAGCAGGTGCTGGAAGCGATGATTATGGCGCACGAAATTCAAGGTGTTCTGGCCCTGGAAAATTCGTTTAATAAAGTAGGTTTAGATCACGTGTTACTGGTGAAAGTGGCATCCACCGCAGTGGTTGGTAAATTGCTGGGCTTGTCAAGGGAAGAGCTGATCAATGCCGTATCCCTGGCTTTTGTAGATGGGCAATCGCTGCGCACTTACAGGCATGGGCCTAACACGGGTAGCCGTAAATCGTGGGCTGCCGGAGACGCTACGTCCCGTGCAGTACGATTAGCACTGATAGCGCAAACAGGAGAGATGGGGTACCCATCGGTGCTTACTGCTAAAACCTGGGGCTTTTATGATGTGTCTTTTAAAGGAAACGCCTTTCAGTTTCAACGTAACTATGGCTCTTATGTAATGGAAAATGTATTGTTTAAAATATCTTTTCCTGCTGAATTTCATTCACAAACCGCTGTGGAAGCTGCGATGACGTTACACGGGGTATTGAAAGCTGCCGGAAAATCAACCGACGATATACGTAGCATCACCATCCGCACACATGAAGCAGCTATTCGCATTATTGATAAAAAAGGCCCGCTGAATAACCCGGCCGATAGGGATCATTGTATTCAGTACATGATAGCTGTGCCGTTATTATATGGCCGACTGACAGCTGCTGATTATGAGGATAGTGTCGCCGCTGATACACGGATAGACCTGCTACGTGATAAAATGCAGTGTGTGGAAGATCCGCAATTCACAAAAGATTATCACGATCCGGAAAAGCGCTCTATTGCCAATGCGCTTACGGTAGAGTTGAACGATGGCACCGTGCTGAGTGAAGTAGTGGTGGAATACCCAATAGGACACAGGCGCAGAAGAAGCGAAGGCATACCTGAGTTAATTCAAAAGTATAAGATTAACCTGGCGCGTATATTTCCGGAGAAGCAACAGTTGCTCATACAGCAGCATACGCTGGACTTTGCTAAAGTTGCCGCACTGGATGTGCATGTGTTTACAGATCTGTTTGTGATCTAA